Genomic segment of Eupeodes corollae chromosome 2, idEupCoro1.1, whole genome shotgun sequence:
AGTATTGAAATTGGTCGAAATTCATTGCACAGCGAGTTTTTGGGGAtgggaattatttttgcttttttccattgaTGTGGGAAAATGCCAGTCGTAAGGATTGAATTTATTACATGTGTAAAATAGGGTAGAAGCAAAGGAAGAATAGCTTTAATGAAAATAGGATTCAAATCATCAGCACCAGTGGCATTTGACTTTATACTTATACAACTTTCAACTATGTCTAAGGCGTTCACACAATCGAAATTGAACAAGGTGTCTGTAGAAGGTGGAGGTATGGTATTAAGAGATACAGGGTCTTTTAGAGTTATTATAGGTGTAGAAACAAATTTACTGTTTAGCTCATTAATATTCAATTCAGctggaaaattatttctttgtttgccTATTCCTAGCTTGCGGAGGTTGTTCCATATTTTACGACTATCCGATTTTAGTTCTAGACGGTTAGAGTAGACTGTACTTTTGCGTGTCTTACCTCTTGAACTACTTTATTTCGCAATGATTTATACAAATCACCGAGCTCGTAAACACGGAACCGTTTCCAGCGTCGGTATACTAGATCACGCTGATTTATAAGTTCTTTAATTCTACTAGTAAACCATTGTTAATTTTCGCGGATTCCAGTTTGTGCTTTCAATGGAACGTGtcgatcaaataaaatattaatatttgtgttTAGAAACTCGACTTGGTCATTTGGTGAAGGCATTAGGAAGATGTCATTCCATGCTATCAtgtttatatcattttcaaaatgtgttttattgatattcttaAAATCTCTAAACTGAATTCTAGAAATCACTTGGTttacacttgaattaaaatcataggtcaaaaaaataagatcatgTCTAGAAATCTGCGAAAGAGTAGTTAAAAATTACCTAGCAAATAGAATGCTGCGAATCTTTCTAAGACGGACATTAAAAAGACTTAGTCATAATTAATAAACCAAActttatatttgaattaattcataaaaagaggaaagtaaaaaaatatacctgtggtaacctaaaaataatacatttgaaataaagcaattggtttgtgttttttttttaaatctttgcatcgatttttgaaaatttatttgacgttGTCACTGATCGAATATTCTTCTTCGAAAAGATCGTCATCGTGCTATGAATACTTTACGAGTCTATTTTTAGCAAAGCAAAAATGAGATAAATAGATCAAGTTCTTGGAAATGAACAAATCTTTATTCTGTCAAAAGTCCTTAAGCTCTGCGTTACTCTTTTGATTaattataaagaataaaaacttgCGAAtcctcaaaatataaataatagcCTAAGAGAGTTTTAATAGAACGGCGAAGTTACaattgtttgaatttgattaaaatacgAACAGTTTTAtagtttgtttcatttaaactaCAACTTAAGTGATAATCTTTAATTAGCAGTCAAaataatcagccctatcatgaattcaatcgtaatcggaaatttttccgaatcccgaaaaaatgtatcatgaaatccgttcgtagtggaaaatctcatacaattttgcattacgaacggatttcatgatacagtttttcaggattcgtaaaaatttccgattacgatggaatttaTGATAGGGCTCAATGCCTTTGTCGATCATGAGTTAAACCAGAACTAGTTGTTTAGTACGACGTTATgagtaattcaaaaattcatattttaagaCACAGGtttaagctaaaaaaaaaaacaactcatttTGTTTGCCCCAATTTCttcaaaccttaaaataatttctaactGCACGCATCACTTATTGCATCACTTAAACGAAAACAATAACTTAATACCAATAATTATTTTCCACATCACTGAGTCACAAATGaagttcaatttaaattcatgGATGCGTgcatgaatattgtttttgtaataagtttaattaatattttctagGTGGACCATATGCTTCGTTTGCTGGTCGCGATGCATCAAGAAACCTGGCAACATTCAATGTAACAGCCAACGACAATGATGAATACGATGACCTTAGTGATCTTAATGCCATGGAAATGGACTCCGTCCGAGAATGGGAAATGCAATTCAAAGgtactaaaaaaatatcaacaaatattgaagaaaataaataattttaaaatatttttgaaatacagaaaaaTACATCTACGTTGGACGTCTTCTGAAGAAAGGTGAACAACCAACCAATTAttcagatgaagatgaagacgcAACAAACgataaacaagaaaaatccGATGAAGCACCATCATCCCCTGCTGCTGCTACCGATGATGAGGGATTAAGAAAACGTACCACCGCTACCGCTTCCGCTGCACCTGCCTCTGCCGCTACTCCAGTTGCTAGCGAATCCTCTAAAGTCGAGGAAGTTAAATAAAGCACCAACCAGAAGTCTGAAGCTGGGTCCAACAACCGCTGaaagcttcaaatttattttaatgaacaaaaattagtgaattaagattcatttttcatagaaaaaaaaaacaaaaacaacaaacaaaactatcttaccctagttttgacttaaaatctgagacacaacaacaaaaaataaatatatattgtttcaaattttgagaaaaacatggCTTTAGTTTTCATATGTAAGCAAATTTACAacatttttccttaattttgatttctttgttttatacatttaaaaaaaaaatattgttaaattttcttaatttccatttttttattaaattacataaatatatatatttgcataacaaacaaaaattactaaaaagaaAGAGAGATGTAAAAAAGATTggaagagaaaaatatttactataccTTTACTTAGATTTTATCATTTTGCAaggattttgtttaattttgtttttatttttcattttaattttgtgttttaattaattctagTTATGTTTTATGTACACACACACATTCAACACCCTCGAGACTTATTAAATATTGTACACATTCACATTAAAATTCCTTCGAATGTGTGTGTTTGGGGGgcacttttaataattttctattgaaaacctaatacttaaaaaaaagaaaaaacaaataatataataataaaactttaacgATAATTGTTTataagaacatatttttttatttgttttttaattttgtttataatttgtgGAAACATATTTGAGGTGGATAAAGCAGTTATAAACTTGGACTTTAAAGTTCTATGCTTACAGACAAGTTTAATGGGAGAGAGGTGATAATGAGAATGCATATCTAaataaatacacacaaaaatcaaaagataacattttaaaaactaaattgatttctcaaaaaacgcTAGAACTGTTTATATGTTGTCATCTGTGCATTCTGAAACACTAATTTTATGCTTTTTGTCTAAAGTATTCGCAACCGTGTGGCATTgaacataaaaaatatatgttttacaAATCAATGTTAAAATATGCATTGGTAAAAGCTGTTTTGTGTCGTTATTTCACAATATATATattgtatgtacataatgtggtttaagaaacaaaaaacctaaaattagCAATGGGggttaaaacaatgtttttattaaaatggaaaaaatatacGTGTACCCGTTTATGTAAACGTTAAAgaactttcatttttttaatcaaattggaGAACACTTTTTAATATGGTACTTTTGACCTCATAAGTGGCAATAAGcttgttttaagaatttaaatgtgAAATCTTTTAACGTAGGAGctaaaagaatacaaacaagaaataattccccaaaaaaatatgaaataatccttaaagaaaaaatgtattctatATGAAAGAACAGCCCATTTTTGGGGGTTTATTTCATGTTGAAATAACTCcccaaattcaattttgaaatacatccCTTAATGAAGCAAGTgcaataaagccaatttttagGAGGTGTCTTCACCACCAGCCTGggcacactataggatttggaaTAGGTGCAAGATTTTGAGTacgaacaattttgttttcatttcgaGAACCTTGAAATAACAAAGTTATATAGTGTACAAAACTTGCATTACCTTAGTTACTTCTgtacaaaagaatttttataagCTCGTACCTACCCCAAATCATATAATGTAACCAAGAAGAGTTTGCGTACATTCATGAATGTGTTACTCACCGTAATGCTGGTTGCTTCCCCTTTGGTATTTGGCCTTGTTTCACTTAGTGAAAGTGCAATAGGACCAACCTTTGAAAAATTACGTTATTTCGCTTTTGTAAAGTATAGATGTTATTGATTTGCTTAACGTGAACACCTTCCATTTAGGACTTATGATGGTCCTACGaacaatggtcgcattcacaaagctagtggctacgtagtcaaggattctgattggctaaatgtaactacaaaagtagttgaaatttcccctccgacgtagtgtaaaagtGTTGGTTACAAAGTTAGTccacactggttttgacgtttcacaatcagctgttaaggtaaggacacaagaatttaATACAGAATTAATCTTTcggaatttaaatacaaatataaatcaatcatattatattatcttctatttggtttcattgaatttaaataaaaaaaatatttaaagttctgaaaacacaaatgtttcttattttatgtatatgtttttgacatcaataTGACTAGCTtcgtagtgcaattttgcattcacaaagctaatTGAATTCTGACTAcatagccactagctttgtgaatgcgcccaataTCAGGAGCTGGGAAAAATGCTGGTCCCCCAGTACAATTTCACAGTCATGTGTAAGGCATGAACTGGACTCTTTATTTAAGAGCGAGGTCTATCTTGGTTGTAAGACAACTTGGCCAAGTCGACCAGTGTCAATGAGACACTAGAACCGACAAGACCCAGGGGCTTCTGTCACCATGGTACACGAGGATAGCATCAGGCCGAGCTTCGCAACCGTTTAGGTTACTTCCTGATAGGCTCCACAGAGCCCGAGGTCTGGCAACCTTTTGTTAAGTAtaataagaacaattttttgaaagtttcgcCGGCTGGTGGCTTGCACGGTGTGGTGCAGTGTCGACGTTCAACACATGAGCGAAGACTGCCTTTCCGTCGGCTGAAAAGCgcattggaaaagaaataaaatggtgAGACAATTCCTTAAGTAAGAGAcatatttgaacttttttttgggacttatttcattattttttgggGACTTATCATACCTTTTTGgaactttatttcattttagaaTTTGGGGACTAATTTCAcaatgcaatttttgtgtagatcATGTAATTTATTGATATCCACTAGAATATCGCTTGTATATAAAAGCTACAAGGTTAGTCCAAGGACAATCCTTGTGTACCACGCCTTCAATTTTCTTTAGTTCTGAACAAGACTTTGTTCCTGGTAACACATTCACGTAATGTGCCACCATCTTTGCAATGCAAAGCACTTCTTACAGCCAGCTACGGATAGGCGAAAGATCGCAGTGTATGCAATTCCTT
This window contains:
- the LOC129944630 gene encoding membrane-associated progesterone receptor component 1-like, which translates into the protein MSGENIVIDDSSTSSSSNTEESASFIASVINEIIYSPMNLALVAVIAFLVYKIIKDRIEVPHSDVKPPQPELPKLRRDFTIQELRAFDGNQPDGRVLIGVNGSVYDVTKGKNFYGPGGPYASFAGRDASRNLATFNVTANDNDEYDDLSDLNAMEMDSVREWEMQFKEKYIYVGRLLKKGEQPTNYSDEDEDATNDKQEKSDEAPSSPAAATDDEGLRKRTTATASAAPASAATPVASESSKVEEVK